One Mycobacteroides salmoniphilum DNA segment encodes these proteins:
- the trxB gene encoding thioredoxin-disulfide reductase → MSEVVSTESESDVHELIIIGSGPAGYTAAVYAARAQLKPVVFEGTQFGGALMTTTEVENYPGFREGIMGPDLMDQMREQAIRFGADLRTEDVDEVSLRGPVKTVTVGSEVYRSRAVILAMGAAPRYLGVPGEETLLGRGVSSCATCDGFFFKDQDIAVIGGGDSAMEEATFLTRFARSVTLIHRRDEFRASKIMLERAYADPKINVLTNTKIIGVEGTDSVTGLKLENAVTGESSQLPVTGMFVAVGHDPRSELVREVVDVDPDGYVLVRDRSTYTSLEGVFAAGDLVDRTYRQAVTAAGSGCAAAIDAERWLAETAHSQTLIEA, encoded by the coding sequence ATGTCGGAGGTTGTATCGACCGAGTCCGAATCGGACGTCCACGAGCTCATCATCATCGGCTCCGGACCCGCTGGATACACCGCGGCGGTCTACGCAGCCCGTGCCCAGCTGAAACCGGTTGTCTTCGAGGGCACCCAGTTCGGCGGCGCGCTGATGACCACCACCGAGGTCGAGAACTACCCCGGATTCCGCGAGGGCATCATGGGGCCCGATCTCATGGATCAGATGCGTGAACAGGCCATCCGCTTCGGCGCCGACCTGCGCACCGAGGACGTCGACGAGGTGTCTCTGCGGGGCCCGGTGAAGACCGTCACCGTCGGTAGCGAGGTCTACCGATCCCGGGCCGTCATCCTGGCCATGGGCGCCGCACCGCGGTATCTGGGTGTACCGGGCGAGGAGACCCTCCTGGGCCGCGGCGTGAGCTCCTGTGCCACCTGCGACGGTTTCTTCTTCAAGGATCAGGACATCGCGGTCATCGGCGGCGGTGATTCCGCGATGGAAGAAGCGACATTCCTCACACGGTTTGCCCGCAGTGTGACACTCATCCACCGCCGCGACGAGTTCCGCGCCTCCAAGATCATGCTGGAACGGGCCTACGCGGATCCCAAGATCAACGTCCTGACCAACACCAAGATCATCGGAGTGGAGGGCACCGATTCGGTGACCGGCCTCAAGCTGGAGAACGCGGTGACCGGGGAGTCCTCGCAGCTGCCCGTCACCGGCATGTTCGTCGCGGTCGGACATGACCCGCGCAGTGAACTCGTCCGTGAGGTCGTCGATGTCGATCCCGACGGATACGTGCTGGTGCGGGACAGAAGCACCTACACCTCATTGGAAGGCGTGTTCGCCGCCGGCGACCTCGTCGACCGGACCTATCGCCAGGCCGTCACCGCCGCCGGAAGTGGTTGCGCCGCAGCCATTGACGCCGAACGGTGGCTCGCCGAGACTGCGCATTCCCAGACCCTTATCGAGGCCTAG
- the trxA gene encoding thioredoxin: MSDHATVTVTDDSFQEDVVSSNKPVLVDFWATWCGPCKMVAPVLEEIAKDHGDALTIAKLDVDANPETARAFQVTSIPTLILFQNGEATKRIVGAKSKSALLRELDGVV; the protein is encoded by the coding sequence ATGAGCGACCACGCAACCGTTACCGTCACCGACGATTCGTTCCAGGAGGATGTCGTCTCTAGCAACAAGCCGGTGCTGGTGGACTTCTGGGCGACCTGGTGCGGGCCCTGCAAGATGGTGGCCCCCGTGCTGGAGGAGATCGCCAAGGACCACGGTGACGCGCTCACCATCGCCAAGCTGGATGTGGACGCCAACCCGGAGACCGCTCGCGCGTTCCAGGTGACCTCGATCCCCACGCTGATCCTGTTCCAGAATGGTGAGGCAACCAAGCGTATCGTCGGCGCCAAGAGCAAGTCGGCGTTGCTACGTGAGCTGGATGGGGTCGTCTAA
- a CDS encoding N-acetylmuramoyl-L-alanine amidase produces the protein MTTGASNIRHGDRGPAVTEVREVLTALGFLEDPDEVLATGRHVVVDHFDATLDDAVRAFQQRRGLLVDGIVGAATYRTLKEASYRLGARTLFHQFSAPMYGDDVATLQARLQDLGFYTGLVDGNFGLQTYNSLMSYQREYGMTADGICGPETLRSFQLLGRHVTGGSAHAIRETEHVRNAGPQLSGKRIVIDPGLGGVDRGVIVPGREGPTSEADMLWDLASRLEGRMTAIGMDTYISRAIQNNPTDIERATYANNVGADLMISLRFDSQPTVAASGVASYHFGNMHGSVSTIGHMLADFIQREVAARTGLRDCHAHGRTWDLLRLTRMPTVQVDIGYITSPNDVSVLSAAHYRDVVAESILAAVKRVYLLGKNDRPTGTFTFDELLAHELSAGS, from the coding sequence ATGACGACAGGCGCGTCGAACATTCGCCACGGCGATCGAGGCCCGGCCGTCACCGAGGTGCGCGAGGTACTCACCGCACTCGGGTTCCTGGAGGACCCCGATGAGGTCCTGGCGACCGGTCGGCACGTCGTGGTGGACCACTTCGATGCGACGTTGGACGACGCCGTGCGCGCGTTCCAGCAGCGCCGCGGCCTGCTGGTCGACGGCATCGTCGGTGCCGCGACCTATCGCACCCTCAAGGAAGCCTCCTACCGTCTCGGGGCACGCACCCTTTTCCACCAGTTCTCGGCACCCATGTACGGCGACGATGTGGCGACCCTGCAGGCGCGTCTGCAGGATCTCGGGTTCTACACCGGCCTCGTCGACGGTAACTTCGGCCTGCAGACCTACAACTCGCTCATGTCGTACCAGCGGGAGTACGGGATGACGGCCGACGGCATCTGTGGCCCCGAGACCCTGCGCTCCTTCCAGTTGTTGGGCCGGCACGTCACCGGCGGATCTGCGCACGCCATTCGCGAGACCGAGCACGTCCGTAACGCCGGCCCGCAGCTTTCGGGAAAGCGCATCGTGATCGACCCCGGTCTCGGCGGAGTCGACCGTGGCGTCATCGTGCCCGGCCGCGAGGGCCCGACCAGCGAAGCAGACATGTTGTGGGACTTGGCAAGCCGCCTCGAAGGACGTATGACCGCCATCGGGATGGACACCTACATCTCGCGCGCCATTCAGAACAACCCCACCGACATCGAGCGCGCCACCTACGCCAACAATGTGGGTGCCGATCTGATGATCAGTCTTCGTTTCGACTCGCAGCCCACGGTGGCTGCCAGCGGCGTCGCGTCCTACCACTTTGGCAACATGCACGGCTCGGTGTCCACCATCGGACACATGCTGGCCGACTTCATTCAACGAGAAGTGGCGGCGCGCACCGGGTTACGTGACTGTCATGCGCACGGCCGCACCTGGGACCTGCTGCGTCTCACCCGGATGCCGACCGTTCAGGTGGACATCGGATACATCACCTCGCCGAATGACGTCTCCGTCCTCAGTGCCGCACACTATCGCGATGTGGTCGCCGAGTCGATTCTGGCCGCGGTCAAACGCGTGTACCTGCTCGGCAAGAACGACAGGCCCACGGGCACATTCACCTTCGACGAGCTGCTGGCCCACGAATTGTCCGCGGGGAGCTAG
- a CDS encoding ferredoxin, which translates to MSMPGGGFTVTVDQDLCMGSGYCIAQHPELFGADADGTAMPRSAGALRADQAAEAAAAAHLCPASAIEVRRGN; encoded by the coding sequence ATGAGCATGCCCGGCGGCGGGTTCACCGTGACCGTCGATCAGGACCTGTGCATGGGATCGGGATATTGCATTGCGCAACACCCGGAGTTGTTCGGTGCAGATGCAGACGGCACCGCCATGCCACGGAGTGCCGGGGCGCTACGTGCGGATCAGGCGGCGGAAGCCGCTGCGGCGGCTCACCTCTGCCCGGCGAGCGCCATCGAGGTGCGACGCGGGAACTAG